From the genome of Calidithermus timidus DSM 17022, one region includes:
- a CDS encoding S-layer homology domain-containing protein: protein MHKPLVRAAVMGAFGLGMILAVQQSTPSFRDVPAGHWAKEAVDFITQCGLIQGFEDGTFRGNQNLTRYQAALIFYRFIQLGGRCPNQPTTPQDQAMIDKAMEEVSKELSDLKAQIAGITEANTAQDAKLQALETQLQQLAAAQAQPAPAPTVDTSALEARIAALEEELKKVAAAQAQPAPAPTVDTSALEARIAALEEELKKVAAAQAQPAPTPAPAPTTAEQESSQQARLEALESLAKELNNQIKALNDQVNTLKGEVDTLKAAAVQPVPPPQPVPAPQPAQPEATPPAPAPAPLPRMYFGLGASYPVEPMVSGPIEQVISVGGFIGVHDVILGFGPRVGADYNLGNGAINVNAYLVRNFNRGGFFDPYLGLGVRYDASSTNPNIVPVYGDALLGAGFNFSRNFGLYLEGNPGLGDNLSLRFGVRAGLKLSF, encoded by the coding sequence ATGCACAAACCATTGGTTCGCGCCGCGGTTATGGGCGCATTCGGCCTGGGCATGATTCTTGCAGTGCAGCAATCGACTCCCAGTTTCCGCGACGTTCCGGCGGGTCACTGGGCCAAGGAGGCCGTGGACTTCATCACCCAGTGCGGGCTGATCCAGGGCTTCGAGGACGGGACTTTTCGGGGTAACCAGAACCTGACCCGCTACCAGGCGGCCTTGATCTTCTACCGCTTTATCCAGCTGGGCGGGCGCTGCCCCAACCAGCCCACCACGCCACAGGACCAGGCCATGATCGACAAGGCCATGGAGGAGGTGAGCAAGGAACTCTCCGACCTCAAGGCGCAGATCGCCGGCATCACCGAGGCCAACACTGCCCAAGACGCCAAGCTCCAGGCCCTCGAGACCCAACTTCAGCAACTGGCTGCGGCCCAGGCCCAGCCCGCCCCGGCCCCCACCGTCGATACCAGCGCCTTGGAGGCCCGCATCGCCGCTCTGGAGGAAGAGCTCAAGAAGGTCGCCGCGGCCCAGGCCCAGCCCGCCCCGGCTCCCACCGTCGATACCAGCGCCTTGGAGGCCCGCATCGCCGCTTTGGAGGAAGAGCTCAAGAAGGTCGCCGCGGCCCAGGCCCAGCCCGCCCCCACCCCTGCGCCGGCGCCCACCACCGCTGAGCAGGAATCCAGCCAGCAGGCTCGTCTGGAGGCGCTGGAAAGCCTGGCCAAGGAGCTCAACAACCAGATCAAGGCGCTCAACGATCAGGTCAATACCCTCAAGGGTGAGGTGGATACCCTCAAGGCCGCTGCCGTCCAGCCCGTTCCCCCGCCCCAACCCGTGCCTGCTCCCCAGCCTGCTCAGCCTGAAGCCACACCCCCGGCTCCCGCCCCCGCCCCCTTGCCCCGCATGTACTTCGGCCTGGGGGCTTCCTACCCCGTCGAGCCCATGGTCAGTGGTCCCATCGAGCAGGTGATCAGCGTCGGCGGCTTCATCGGCGTACACGACGTGATCCTGGGCTTTGGCCCTCGCGTGGGTGCGGACTACAACCTCGGAAACGGCGCCATCAACGTCAATGCCTACCTGGTGCGCAACTTCAACCGTGGCGGCTTCTTCGACCCCTACCTGGGTCTGGGCGTGCGCTACGACGCCTCCTCGACCAACCCCAATATCGTGCCGGTCTACGGTGACGCGCTGCTGGGCGCGGGCTTCAACTTCTCGCGCAACTTTGGGCTCTACCTCGAGGGCAATCCCGGCCTCGGCGACAACCTCAGCCTCCGCTTCGGGGTGCGCGCTGGCCTGAAGCTCTCTTTCTGA
- a CDS encoding ferritin-like domain-containing protein, protein MQTKIEQAKAALLEGLNTDLAGELQAVIMYLTYSAQVKGIHRAHLHEFFEGEIADETKHARYLARKIVALGGKPTTRPAEVPAASSIREMLQNVLRAEEDTIARYVERMKQAEALGDYGLANDLQGFIADETGHKEEVELLLAGDWQA, encoded by the coding sequence ATGCAAACCAAGATTGAGCAGGCGAAGGCGGCTCTACTGGAGGGCCTCAATACCGACTTGGCCGGTGAATTGCAGGCCGTCATCATGTACCTGACGTACTCTGCCCAGGTCAAAGGCATCCACCGCGCTCACCTGCACGAGTTCTTCGAGGGCGAGATCGCCGACGAAACCAAGCACGCCCGCTATCTGGCCCGCAAGATCGTGGCCCTGGGAGGTAAACCCACCACCCGCCCGGCGGAGGTGCCTGCTGCCTCCAGCATCCGCGAAATGTTGCAGAACGTGCTGCGCGCTGAGGAGGATACCATCGCCCGCTACGTCGAGCGCATGAAGCAGGCCGAGGCCCTGGGTGATTATGGCCTGGCCAACGACCTGCAGGGCTTCATCGCCGACGAGACCGGCCACAAGGAGGAAGTCGAGCTGCTGCTGGCGGGGGACTGGCAAGCCTGA